In Acidobacteriota bacterium, one genomic interval encodes:
- a CDS encoding PKD domain-containing protein has product MPRATALMRRRAFAAAFALGAFALAASAAAQTTEVKFVGNTSATPESGSLAFSIDHAQAFTTGSHTAGYRLTGVDLRVERGIGQLPSYTVQIHSDSSTCDPTSLTSCPGASLGTLTNPSSWPAGTALIRFSAPTGGVALNASTKYWLLKDVAASPGALYNVLETESDAEDSGKSPGWSISDSFLGRSRGTASGWGWSDSESLVLAIYGQPSLPSGCGSGGDAAWFKGVASDTSSITVTFADTLPDTGSGVLTLCHSDGSFNDAYTTDDSGATAGNFTPMADGTKTVQRGENSSTGDLLEPATDYWIAFNALGSSASSSWMYIRTASNPSVTISGGSAVTEGTAAEFTVTADPAPGANLTVNLAVSESAGSDHVAAADEGSKTVTITAGSKTATYSVTTQGDTTDEPNGSVTVRVASGSGYDVGSTSSANVTVNDDDNPALPSGCGTGAGGAWFQSVTSATSSIMVTFANPLPTSATTQGSLWLCHADGSHHRAYTTDDSGVTAGTFLATATGMKTVERAENSSTGRTLSEATDYWILYRTGDSASSSWMYVGTDSSGPTITISGGSAITAGFVPASFTVTADPAPSANLTVNLQVNGVHVAEDDRKSPTVTIASGDTTATYLVPTFSGLDSANSVVTVTVVSGTGYTVGTTSSADVAASDPAQPGPSGPSGPSGPSGPSGPSGPSGPSAPQPEPEPEPEPEPEPEPEPEPEPEPPPPPPSPPRAAITADAGCAGDLCRARTGAPVFFDDESAGTVTSRRWDFGDGTTSRSPAPRHAWASPGFYEVTLTVSDGTVESTASLTFLVEAAEPAGTCVADAGMRCLLDSRYAVTAEWRNANGDGGAASVVHAGTNESGLFRFFDADNWEVLIKLLDGCSANGHVWVFGASTTDLGYVIRVVDTVTGTSKEYGNEPGMPAPAITDVTAFPEGCRP; this is encoded by the coding sequence TTGCCCCGGGCTACGGCGCTGATGCGCCGGCGGGCGTTCGCGGCGGCCTTCGCGTTGGGCGCGTTCGCGCTGGCGGCGTCGGCGGCGGCGCAGACCACCGAGGTCAAGTTCGTGGGCAACACCAGCGCCACGCCCGAGTCCGGGTCACTCGCGTTTAGCATCGACCACGCCCAGGCCTTCACCACCGGCAGCCACACCGCTGGCTACAGGTTGACCGGCGTGGACCTTCGAGTGGAGCGTGGGATCGGCCAGCTGCCGAGCTACACAGTGCAGATCCACTCGGACTCGTCCACTTGCGACCCAACCAGTCTGACCAGTTGTCCAGGCGCCAGCCTGGGCACGTTGACAAACCCGTCCTCCTGGCCGGCTGGAACCGCGCTCATCCGGTTCTCGGCGCCAACCGGCGGCGTAGCGCTGAACGCCAGCACGAAGTACTGGTTGCTGAAGGACGTCGCCGCCTCCCCAGGCGCTCTCTACAATGTCTTGGAAACAGAGTCCGACGCCGAAGACAGCGGAAAGTCGCCGGGTTGGAGCATCTCGGACTCCTTCCTGGGCCGATCCCGTGGTACTGCTTCCGGCTGGGGCTGGAGCGACTCCGAGTCTCTTGTTCTCGCGATCTACGGTCAGCCGTCCCTGCCGTCGGGCTGCGGCAGCGGCGGCGACGCCGCCTGGTTCAAGGGCGTCGCGTCGGACACGTCGTCGATCACGGTCACGTTCGCCGACACGCTTCCGGATACGGGTTCCGGCGTACTCACACTCTGCCACTCGGACGGCTCGTTCAACGACGCGTACACGACCGACGACAGCGGCGCCACCGCGGGGAACTTCACTCCGATGGCCGACGGCACCAAGACGGTGCAGCGCGGTGAGAACAGCTCCACGGGTGACTTGCTGGAGCCGGCGACCGACTACTGGATCGCGTTCAACGCGTTGGGCTCCAGCGCGTCGAGCAGTTGGATGTACATCCGCACGGCCTCCAATCCGTCGGTCACGATCTCCGGCGGTTCGGCGGTGACGGAGGGCACGGCTGCGGAGTTCACGGTGACGGCGGACCCGGCGCCGGGCGCGAACCTGACGGTCAACCTGGCGGTGTCGGAGTCGGCGGGCAGCGACCACGTGGCTGCCGCGGACGAGGGCTCGAAGACGGTGACGATCACCGCCGGCAGCAAGACGGCCACGTACTCGGTGACCACGCAGGGCGACACGACGGATGAGCCGAACGGCTCGGTGACGGTGAGGGTGGCCTCGGGCAGCGGCTACGACGTGGGCTCGACCAGCTCCGCCAACGTGACGGTGAACGACGACGACAATCCGGCATTGCCGTCGGGCTGCGGGACCGGCGCCGGCGGCGCGTGGTTCCAGAGCGTCACTTCGGCCACCTCGTCCATCATGGTCACGTTCGCCAATCCGCTTCCGACGTCCGCCACGACACAGGGCTCTCTCTGGCTCTGCCATGCGGACGGTTCGCACCACAGGGCGTACACGACGGACGACAGCGGCGTCACGGCGGGGACCTTCCTCGCGACGGCAACGGGCATGAAGACGGTGGAGCGCGCCGAGAACAGCTCCACGGGAAGAACCCTGTCGGAGGCGACCGACTACTGGATCCTCTATCGAACCGGCGACTCCGCGTCGAGCAGTTGGATGTACGTTGGCACGGACTCCTCCGGTCCGACGATCACGATCTCCGGCGGTTCGGCGATTACGGCGGGTTTCGTCCCGGCGAGCTTCACGGTGACGGCGGACCCGGCGCCGAGCGCGAACCTCACGGTCAACCTGCAGGTTAACGGGGTACATGTGGCGGAAGACGACCGAAAAAGCCCGACAGTGACGATCGCCTCCGGCGACACGACGGCCACCTACCTGGTGCCCACATTTAGCGGCTTAGACAGTGCGAACAGCGTGGTGACGGTCACGGTGGTGTCGGGCACCGGCTACACCGTGGGCACGACCAGCTCCGCCGACGTGGCGGCGAGCGACCCGGCGCAGCCGGGACCGTCGGGTCCGTCCGGACCGTCGGGTCCGTCCGGACCTTCGGGTCCATCGGGGCCGTCAGGTCCTTCGGCGCCTCAACCGGAACCCGAGCCCGAGCCGGAACCCGAGCCCGAGCCGGAACCCGAGCCCGAGCCGGAACCGGAGCCTCCTCCTCCGCCCCCGTCGCCGCCGCGCGCCGCGATCACGGCGGACGCCGGTTGCGCCGGCGATCTCTGCCGCGCCCGCACCGGCGCTCCGGTGTTCTTCGACGACGAAAGCGCCGGCACGGTGACCTCACGGCGCTGGGACTTCGGCGACGGAACGACGTCCCGGTCCCCGGCGCCCCGGCATGCCTGGGCCTCGCCGGGCTTCTACGAGGTCACACTGACGGTGTCGGACGGCACGGTCGAGTCGACCGCCTCGCTGACGTTCCTGGTCGAGGCGGCCGAGCCTGCCGGGACCTGCGTCGCCGACGCCGGGATGCGCTGCCTGCTGGACTCGCGCTACGCGGTCACCGCGGAGTGGCGCAACGCGAACGGCGACGGCGGCGCCGCCTCGGTGGTCCACGCCGGCACGAACGAGTCGGGGCTGTTCCGGTTCTTCGACGCGGACAACTGGGAGGTGCTGATCAAGCTGCTGGACGGCTGTTCGGCGAACGGCCACGTGTGGGTGTTCGGGGCTTCGACGACGGACCTGGGCTACGTGATCCGGGTGGTGGACACGGTGACCGGAACGTCGAAGGAGTACGGCAACGAGCCGGGCATGCCGGCTCCCGCGATCACCGACGTCACGGCGTTTCCGGAGGGCTGCCGGCCCTAG
- a CDS encoding 3'-5' exonuclease — translation MVREPTDSFVAIDFEIANSRHDSACAVGLAACSGGQVVQSRSYLIRPPGRRFTFTELHGLGWDDVREAPTFRDLWPTLRGWLARARFVAAHNAKFDRRVLNACCARNRLRAPRKRFVCTVELAGAQWGVSSARLPDVCRRLDIPLHHHDAGSDALACARIVLAAQAAGWSLH, via the coding sequence ATGGTACGCGAGCCGACGGACTCCTTCGTGGCGATCGATTTCGAGATCGCGAACTCCCGTCACGACAGCGCGTGCGCGGTCGGCCTGGCGGCGTGCAGCGGCGGCCAGGTGGTGCAGTCGCGCAGCTACTTGATCCGCCCTCCGGGCAGGCGGTTCACTTTCACCGAGCTCCACGGCTTGGGCTGGGACGATGTGCGCGAAGCGCCGACGTTCCGCGATCTCTGGCCGACATTGCGAGGATGGCTCGCTCGGGCGAGGTTCGTTGCCGCTCACAACGCGAAGTTCGATCGGCGGGTGCTGAACGCCTGCTGCGCTCGAAATCGCCTGCGCGCCCCGCGCAAGCGCTTCGTCTGCACGGTGGAACTGGCCGGGGCTCAGTGGGGTGTCTCTTCGGCCAGGCTGCCCGATGTCTGTCGTCGGCTGGACATCCCTCTGCACCACCACGACGCCGGCTCGGACGCTCTGGCTTGCGCTCGGATTGTCCTTGCCGCGCAGGCGGCGGGCTGGAGTCTCCACTAG
- a CDS encoding PIN domain-containing protein, whose product MKTIDRLVLDTSAYSHLRKGHPQVLARLTDAVRVSVPVVVLGELEAAFERGSRAAENRRVLAELLAEPFVNVLNVTPATVRHYARVFVSLRTAGTPIPLNDVWIAACTLECHGHLLTFDQDYLRVPALECTVLETP is encoded by the coding sequence ATGAAGACGATCGATCGACTCGTCCTCGACACCAGCGCCTACTCGCACCTCCGCAAGGGACACCCCCAAGTACTCGCACGACTCACGGACGCCGTGCGGGTGTCAGTGCCTGTCGTCGTCCTCGGAGAACTGGAAGCAGCCTTCGAACGAGGAAGTCGAGCCGCCGAGAACAGACGGGTGCTCGCGGAGCTCCTGGCCGAACCGTTCGTCAACGTGTTGAACGTGACGCCCGCGACTGTTCGCCACTACGCCCGTGTCTTCGTGTCGCTCCGAACCGCCGGTACGCCCATCCCATTGAATGACGTCTGGATCGCTGCTTGCACGCTCGAGTGTCACGGCCACCTCCTGACCTTCGACCAGGACTATCTGCGCGTACCCGCGCTCGAGTGCACGGTGCTTGAAACGCCCTGA